The following DNA comes from Micromonospora chokoriensis.
GGCTTCGACGTGCTCGTCGTAGAAGCGGGTGGCCACCTCGTCGAAGCCCAGCCGGCGCAGTCCGTTGCCGTAGCGACGGTTCGGCAACGAGGAGGTCATCTCGAACGCGGCGAGGTGTCCCAGCAGCGCCCCGCGCAGTCGCCGGTGCAGCCCGAACAGCGACATCAGGTTGTTGGTCGCCAGGGTCACCGCCGGTACGGCGTCCAGGTGGGCGGCGTACCCGACGTCCAACCCGAGCCGGTCGAGGGTGCGCCGGAACAGTTCGGCGTGCATCCGGTCCAGCCGGCCGTTGCCGTACTCGTCGGTCTGGATCTCCACGAGCGCGGCCTTGGCCGGGCCGCCGAGGCGGGGCAGCGCCCAACTGTGCGGGTCCGCCTCGCGCAGGTGGTACACCGACCGGTGTACGACGAACTCGCGGAACTGGGCGAGGTCGGCGCGTCGCTGGAGGTTGGCGGCCAGCGACGGTCCGTCGTCGGCCGCGACCACCTCGACCAGGCCGGCGGCCACCCCGGCGGCGGGCACCACCGGCGTGCCGACCAGCCGGCGCAGCGCCGCCTCGAAGAGCCGTTCGCAGTGGACGCGCAGGGCGAGCAGCGTCGGCTGCCACTCCCACGACTCGTCGACACCGAACCAGCCCCGGTAGTGCAACTCGTAGCAGAGGAACAGGGTCAGCTGAAGGTCCTCGTCGGTGACCGGGTCCGCCGGGTCCAGGTCGACGCCGAGACCGGGCGGCAGGTCGTGCGGCGGACGCCGCAGGGCCTCGACCACCGCCGCGGAGAGCGGGCCGCGCGGCCGCGGAAGGGTCGCGGGACCGTAGCGGCGGTCAGCGGGCTCGGACATGGGACCTCCAGCGTCGTCGGGCCGCTTCTGATGCCCTGGCCAGGGGCGACTAAACGACGTCCTGGGCGTTCGCGGTGACCTCCACCTGCTCCCGGACCTTCCGGGCGGGAGCCCCGTCGGCGTACAGGCCCCGCAGGTCGGCGAACGCCGGCTCCGGCGGCGCCAACGACACCGCCGGGTCGACGACCGCCTCCAGTACGCAGGGACGGTCCGCCGCGAGGGCCTCGTCCCAGGCGGCTCCGACCAGCTCCGGGCGGTCCACCCGCACCCCGTGCAGCCCGAGCAGTCGGGCCCAACCGGCGTACGGGACGTCGGGGCGGCGACGGGTCGAATCGGACGAGGGCGCCCGCCCACCGCCCATGCCGCTCTGGTCCCGGTTGTTGAGCACCAGCACCACCAGGCGAGGGTCCCGCCACTGCTGCCAGTGGTGGGAGACGGTGATCAGCTCGGCGAGCCCGTTGAGCTGCATCGCCCCGTCGCCGACCAACGCGACCACCGGTCGGTCGGGGGCGGCGAGCTTGGCGGCCACCGCGTACGGCAGGGCGCAGCCCATCGACCCGAGTGTGCCGCACAGTTGGGCGTTCACCCCCGGTGGCAGGGTGAGGTGCCGGGCGTACCAGTAGAGGACCGAGCCGACGTCGACCGCGACGGCTCCGGTGCCCGGCATCCGGGCGGAGAGCTCCTGGAGGACGAGCTGCGGGTTGACCGGGTCGGCGGGCGCGGCGACCCGCTCGGCGGCGACGTCCCGCCACCGGTCCACCGAGGCCTCCACTGTGGCGCGCCACCGCTGCTCGGGTTGGCCGCGCAGTCGGGTCAGTAGCGCCCGCAGGGTTTCGGCGGCGTCACCGACGAGCGGGACGTCGGCCGGGTAGCGGGCGCCGATCCGGCGACCGTCGATGTCGATCTGCACCGTGCGGGCCTGTTCCGGCATCGGGAAGTACTCGGTCCACGGGTCGTTGGTGCCGACCATCAGCAACGTGTCGCAGCCGCCCATCAGTTCGGCCGCCGCCGGGGTGCCCACCTCGCCGAGGACACCGGTGTGGAACGGCAGCCGCTCGTCGAGCACCGGCTTGCCCAGCAGTGAGGTGGCCACGCCGGCACCGAGCCGGTCGGCCACCTCGATGATCTCGGGCGCCGCGTCGCGACCGCCCTGGCCGACCAGGATCGCCACCCGCTGGCCGCCACCGAGCAGTTGGGCGGCGGCGTCGAGGTCCACGTCGTGCGGCAGCACCCGGGCCAGCGGCTCGCCCGGGGTCGCCGAGACCACCCCGACGGCGGACGGTTGCAGGTCGGGCACCACGGCCTCCTGCAACTGCCGCGGCAGCACCACACAGGTCGGGCTGCGGGTCGCCGCCGCCGTACGGAACGCCTGGTCCAGCAGTGCCGCCACGTCCTCGGGACTGCGGCCGTACCGGACGAACTGGTTGCACACGTCCCCGAAGAGCCGGCTCAACCCGATCTCCTGGTGCGCGCCGCCGAGTGGCCCGGCGATGTCCTCCCCGACGATCGCGACCACCGGTTTGCTGTCCAGCTTGGCGTCGTAGAGGCCGTTGAGCAGTTGGACGGCGCTGGGCCCCTGGGTGGCGAGGCAGACCCCGATGCCGCCGGTGAACTTGGCGTGCCCGGTGGCCATGAACGAGGCGGTCTCCTCGTGTCGCGCCGGGACGAACGCCGGTTCGCCGCCGGTGCTCTCCAACGCCTCGACCAACGGGGCGATCGCCGCCCCCGGGTAGCCGAAGACGCGGGGTACCCGCCAGGCCAGGAGCCGTTCCACCACCAGGTCCGCGACGCGGCGCTCAGCCATTGCCGCGCCCCGGTGTGCCGGGGTCGACGTAGCGCAGCACCGCGCCGACGCCGTCGGTCAGCTCGGGCGCCTCGTCCGGGCCGAGCACGGTCAGCGCCGCGTCGGTGCCGACGAGCGCCCGGACCAGCGCCGCGTCGGCGCGTACCCGTTGCGGGTCGTCCACCGACATGGCGGCCAGCTGCCCCGGGTCGACGGCGATCTCGGTGGGTTCCGCGCCGATCCACAGCTCACCGTTGGCCGACGGGTCGTCCACGATGATCATCGTGTCCACCTGGTTGCGTTGCAGGGCCGAGACGACCGCGTCGAGACCGCCGCCGACGTCCTCCTGCACACCGAACTTGTCCAGCGTGGCGGCGATCCGCTGGTCGGCGACCTCCGCGATGGTCTGCACGGTGAGGTCGTCCAGCAGCGTCTGGTCGGCGCCGCCGGCCCGGGATCCGGCGTCGGTACGGACCACGAGGTCCTGCCAACGCTCCGGCATCTGCGCGGCGATCATGCCGGTGGCGCGGACGTCACCGGCGACGACCACGACGTCCGCGCCGACCCGGTCGGCCAGGTCCGCGGTCGCGGCGGTGACGTCGCCGGCGTTCTGGTGCCAGGCCTCCATGGCCGCCCGCTGGTACCGCGACTGGGACCAGCCGCCCGGCTTCGTCCGCCGCAGCGGGAACTCGTCCCGACCGGCGACGTGCGCCCGCCGGGGAACCCCGCCGGCGCTGACCGCCATGGCGTCGGCGCCCATCCGGTCGGCGATCACCCGTACCCAGGCCACCTGTT
Coding sequences within:
- a CDS encoding iron-containing redox enzyme family protein → MSEPADRRYGPATLPRPRGPLSAAVVEALRRPPHDLPPGLGVDLDPADPVTDEDLQLTLFLCYELHYRGWFGVDESWEWQPTLLALRVHCERLFEAALRRLVGTPVVPAAGVAAGLVEVVAADDGPSLAANLQRRADLAQFREFVVHRSVYHLREADPHSWALPRLGGPAKAALVEIQTDEYGNGRLDRMHAELFRRTLDRLGLDVGYAAHLDAVPAVTLATNNLMSLFGLHRRLRGALLGHLAAFEMTSSLPNRRYGNGLRRLGFDEVATRFYDEHVEADAVHEQIAAHDMCGGLVAVEPALAPDVLFGAAAGLALDRLFAAHLLDSWAAGRSSLRPPAPPALPPTVPLVASTPPAAVAPPAPTALV
- a CDS encoding thiamine pyrophosphate-binding protein translates to MAERRVADLVVERLLAWRVPRVFGYPGAAIAPLVEALESTGGEPAFVPARHEETASFMATGHAKFTGGIGVCLATQGPSAVQLLNGLYDAKLDSKPVVAIVGEDIAGPLGGAHQEIGLSRLFGDVCNQFVRYGRSPEDVAALLDQAFRTAAATRSPTCVVLPRQLQEAVVPDLQPSAVGVVSATPGEPLARVLPHDVDLDAAAQLLGGGQRVAILVGQGGRDAAPEIIEVADRLGAGVATSLLGKPVLDERLPFHTGVLGEVGTPAAAELMGGCDTLLMVGTNDPWTEYFPMPEQARTVQIDIDGRRIGARYPADVPLVGDAAETLRALLTRLRGQPEQRWRATVEASVDRWRDVAAERVAAPADPVNPQLVLQELSARMPGTGAVAVDVGSVLYWYARHLTLPPGVNAQLCGTLGSMGCALPYAVAAKLAAPDRPVVALVGDGAMQLNGLAELITVSHHWQQWRDPRLVVLVLNNRDQSGMGGGRAPSSDSTRRRPDVPYAGWARLLGLHGVRVDRPELVGAAWDEALAADRPCVLEAVVDPAVSLAPPEPAFADLRGLYADGAPARKVREQVEVTANAQDVV
- a CDS encoding baeRF2 domain-containing protein; this encodes MQLSFLRPLYDRPGPWCSVYLDASADTEDAHPALDLRWRALQSQLIDQGADEASVAALDRVIRGHDPMVGDYGLAVFASHGRVVLSEYLSAPPVRDLASFAPLPHVMPLLAQRGEQVAWVRVIADRMGADAMAVSAGGVPRRAHVAGRDEFPLRRTKPGGWSQSRYQRAAMEAWHQNAGDVTAATADLADRVGADVVVVAGDVRATGMIAAQMPERWQDLVVRTDAGSRAGGADQTLLDDLTVQTIAEVADQRIAATLDKFGVQEDVGGGLDAVVSALQRNQVDTMIIVDDPSANGELWIGAEPTEIAVDPGQLAAMSVDDPQRVRADAALVRALVGTDAALTVLGPDEAPELTDGVGAVLRYVDPGTPGRGNG